One Serinicoccus chungangensis genomic window carries:
- a CDS encoding DivIVA domain-containing protein — MIILGVVVAVIALGAVLAWAVARREVPGVGPAVGTQSSRGLPPGPVPPEALDAVRFDQALRGYRMEQVDRVMERLVVELRERDAEILRLRDDRGAAAGEWSDRTAEGQR; from the coding sequence GTGATCATCCTCGGGGTCGTCGTCGCGGTGATCGCCCTCGGTGCCGTGCTGGCCTGGGCGGTCGCCCGCCGCGAGGTGCCCGGGGTCGGCCCGGCGGTGGGCACGCAGTCCTCCCGTGGGCTGCCCCCCGGTCCGGTCCCGCCGGAGGCGCTGGACGCGGTCCGCTTCGACCAGGCGCTGCGTGGCTACCGCATGGAGCAGGTCGACCGGGTCATGGAGCGGCTCGTGGTCGAGCTGCGGGAGCGGGACGCCGAGATCCTCCGGCTGCGCGACGACCGGGGTGCAGCGGCGGGGGAGTGGTCGGACCGGACGGCGGAGGGGCAGCGGTGA